The region AAGAAAAACCGCCGTACTGAGATTATTTTAACCCCTAAACTGGATGAATTGCTAAAGGTTTTGGGAGACAACAACTAATTTAAAATCCCTTTCTCCTTTTATTTAAAGCCCGTCATAAGACGGGCTTTTTCTATTATATAATTGATTTTCAAGTGCTTACTTTATTTATACGCTACTTATACAACAGTTAAACAATAGTTAATTAAAATATTAAACAAGTATTAAATCGCTGTAAAACATACTACTTACATCCTGATATGCAACCTAATGCTTGTCTAAACCGTAGAAAATCGTACTTTTGAACAAGTTATTAACACTTTTATGAGAAAACTAACCTCCTCTGAGTTCGATCAACTACCAATTAAAGGTAAAGGACGAAGTTCTATTGTTTTTAACTCACTAATCAATCTTAAAGAAGGCGAAGCGCTTTTAATAGAGCGTAAAGACTGGAATCGCAAAGCAGGACCCAGCACACTGGTACGTTACATTGAGAAAAAACACGACATGAAATTTATTTGTGGTGCTCTCGAGGGAGGAAAAGGTTGGGCTGTGAAAAGAATGGAAACAATTAAGAGAGAAGCGCAGAAGCAAAAGCCTGTTGTGAAGAATGAAAAACAAGAAGAAAAAGAAATTATTTCTAAGGATAACCTTCAATTAAAATCAGAGTTGATTTTATTCTATCTAAGTAGAATTGCCATTCACAAAATTGAACGTATAGAGGATACCTTAAAAGCAAGCATTATGCATTTTTGGAAAGAGGATAAAAAATTACTTGAGCAATATCTGAATGAAATTATTATGAGTCTTCAAGATCAGGGTCATATAATCATCGAAAACGACAAGACGTATATTCCGCTTCGCAACAGTAAAATTTAATTCAATAAAAAAGCCCCGGCAAATGTCGGGGCTTTCTTTTTTACTTACTTAAAATCTTGAACTCGGTTCGACGATTGTTTTGTCGTCCTTCATCTGTATCATTCGTGTCAATTGGTTTGGTTTCGCCATAACCTTTTGCTGTTAAACGATCGGATGGAATTCCTTTACTGATCAAATAACTTACTACAGATTGAGAACGGCTATCCGATAATTTCATATTGTACTCATCCGAACCTTTACTATCCGTATGAGAACCTAATTCAATTTTAATGGTTGGGTTTTCAGTTAATAATTTTATTAATCGGTCTAACTCGTTAGCCGATTCAGGGCGAATAGTTGCTTTATCAAAATCAAAGAAAATATTTCTTAATACGATAACGCTTCCAACTTCTACTTTCTTCAAGGCAACATCTTTCACATACTCAACGTATGTTGCGTTAATATCAATGATGAAGTTTTCGGAGTGAAACAAATATCCATCTTTTCTAACCGCAATACCATAGTTTTTACCGGCCGGTAATGTAACTAAATATCTACCTGTTGAACTATTTGATTTAAATGTGGCTAATACAACATTCTTTTCGTTATCAATTAAATCAATGTTAGCCTCTAATACTTCGTTGGTTTTTGCATCGGTGATTACACCCTTCAATAAAGCCATTTTCGGCCCTTTCGCTTCAACCGCACCTTCTGTTTTTAAATTGGAAATAGGATTAGCTGCCATTGCCAACAATTGATCTTCTGTATTGAGCATCGGTTGCTTCTCCGGTCCTAATAGTGTTAAACGGAAAATATCCGCGCCTCCATAACCTTTCATGCTGGAGCTTGAATAATAACCATGACGACCATTCGCCGATAACACAAAAAACACATCATCATCGGGCGTATTAATCGGAATCCCTAAGTTTTCCGGTTTGCTCCATACTCCGTTTTCGAGCGTAGTTTTGAAAATATCAAAGCCACCAATAGTTCCCGGACCTTTTGAAGAGTAATACATGGTTTTTCCGTCAGGCATCATAAAAACACCGTCTTCTCCATATTCGCTATTAATAGGTGCACCCAAATTCACAGCCTTTTCAAATTTTCCTTTCTCATTTATAACAGAATAATAAATATCATGACCGCCTAGTCCACCCTTTCTATCACTCACAAAATATAAAATCTTGCCATCGTAAGAAAAAGATGCAGAAGGCTCGTGACCTGAGCTGTTCACTGCCTTGCCTAAATTCTCAGGTTTAGTCCAGGTCATACCTTTTAATTCGGAAATAAATAAATCACCACCATTTTCATCTACATAAGTAACGAGTAATTGCCCATCGGGTGATAAACAAATAGCGGAGTTGTGCTTAGCGATATTAACCGGTGTTCCAATGTTGCGGGCTACCGTCCATTTCTTCTTCACCTTAGTCGACATCCAAATATCTTCATAAGATAAATTATCTTCCGGACATAACTCAGGATTTACACCGCCCGGTCTTCTCGAAGTAAACAACATCACACTTTCATCGGCAGAAATAACCGGCGAATAATCACTGTATGTACCATTAATTTCTTGCCCAACGTTATCAATAAATACGCGAACAGGATTTTTTGAAAGTTCTTTACCTGTTTTACATTCATCGATGTGCTTCAATGTTTTTTTCAATTCAGCATCATCCAGTTTTTGTGTATTCTTATAGGCTTCAAATTCCGTAATAGCCTTATCCCATTCTGATTGTAATTGATAAGCAGCCCCTAAATAAAACTTGATTTTCTTATCAACATTTGGGTTCAATTGATATGCCTTCATTACATATTCATAAGCCCGGGTTCTTTCATGAGAGTTCTTGCTCAAATAACACACTGCTATCATAAAGTTCACTTTATCGTTATTCGGATTGAAGGCTTGTGCTTTTAAATAATAAGGTAAAGCGGCCATGTAGAGTCGCTCTTCGCCCATATCAATAATACCATCTCCTTCACGAATGGCGGCAATAGCCTCACGTAATTCATCTTTTTTATCAGGAAAATTCTTTTTCTCAAATTCAACGTTCTGCGAAAATGCCAAAAAAGGCAAGGCGACAACCGTTAGTATGTATAATATCTTTTTCATGTTATTCGGTACAATCTGAGTTAATAAATGATTTAGCTGCAGCAACTCCCAATTCCATTGCTTTTTTCCAATCGGCACAACTTCCCTCTTCTTCTCTTAACATTTGGCGTGCAATCCCGCGGTTATAATAAGCGGGACCATTTTTTGGATTTAATTGAATGGCTTTGTCTGCCATATCTTTCGCCTTTTTATATTCCTTTTGCTTAATGAACACAGATGCTAATCCATTAAAAGCGGATGAATTGTTTGGATCCTTTTTTATTACCTCATCAAAATCCGTTTTAGCAGCCGAAATATTGCCTGCATCCATGCGCGATGCGCCTCTGTTAACCATGGCGATTAAGTATTTATCGTTTACCTGTAACGCTTTGCTGTAAGCTTCTGCCGCCTTCGGGTAATTTTTGTTTTCGCGGTAGGCCGAACCCAAATTGTTATAAATAAAGGCCTGATTGCCATCTAACGAAATAGCCTTCTCATAATCTGCCACGGCACCATTGTAATCCTGTAGGGCACGCTTGGCGCTACCTCGATCATTATAGGCATAAGTATAATTTCCATTCGATAAAATAGCCTTATCGTAAGAGGCGATAGCTTCTTTATATTCACCGGCCTCGTATTGTAATAAGCCCTTATAATAATTCGCCTCGGCATGTCCGGATTTTAATCCCAAACATTTATCAAGCGCTACCATTTGTGAATCCTTTTTGTTTTCTGCAAAAAAGATGAGGCTTTTTGTAAAATAAGCATCCTGATTTTGAGGTGCAATTTTAATAACATTATTTATATCTGCTAAAGCCTCGGCATAACGTTTAGCCTGTGTTAAAGCAATGGAACGATTGTACAGCGCTTTATCGAATGCCGGTTTATTAGCGATACTTTTTGTAAAAAAGTCGATAGCCGTTACGTAATCATTACTTTTTAGACGCTCTAAACCACTGTTATAGTCGGCTTCGGCTTGTTGTTCGGGGGTGAGCTGAGTAGCTACTTTAACCGTGTCCTGGGCGTATGAACAAAAGCCCGTCAACATTGTTACTAGAATAAGAAGTTTTTTCATTGTTGCATTTTTTTAACAATGAGACTAAAATACGATAATATTTAATTTAATATCTTTAAACTATACAAGGGTTATGCACAAAAGACTGTTTTTAATCGCCATACTTGTTACAACACTTTTTAGCAGTTGTACTTTGTTTTCGCCTTCAGCGGGAAAACTGTATAAGAAGGCCTTAGCCAAACACAACCAATACGATGCGGTAATTGTTCCGGGTGTTCCGTTTAATGAACCTAAATGGGATAATGTGATGATGATGCGTGTTACCTGGGCGGTTCACCTCTATAAAAAAGGATTAACAAAAAACATTATCATGAGTGGTTCTTCGGTTTACTCACCATATGTGGAGGGAGCGATTATGAAACGCTACGCTGTTGCGTTAGGTGTGCCTGAAGAAAATGTTATTGTAGAAAGTAAGGCCGAACATTCAACCGAAAACGTATGGTATGGCTATCATTTGGCAAAATCAAAAGGATTTAATGCAATAGCTTTAGCTACAGATCCATTTCAAACAAAAATGGTATACCGATTTGGTAAAGTGAGAACAAAAGGGATTCATTTTTTACCGGTGATTTTCGATACGCTTAAAGATTTACCGCATGATACTCCGGAAATAAATTATGCTGATTTAAAAATTTCGAATTTCGTTCCTATTACAGAAAGAGAAAGTTGGAGAAAACGTTTTAGAGGAACACGTGGTAAAAACATTAACTACAAAGAAATTCCATCAGAAAAGATGGTAAACAATAACACTACTAATGTAGGCGAGGCCGGTCATGTAAATTAATTGGCCGGTCATCCATTTCCAGCTTTTTGTTTCTCTATATACAACGGCCATCGTACTCATACATTGCATCGCGAAAGCATAAAATACCAAAAGCGATAAACAAACGCCAAAACCATAAACAGGTTTTCCCGTTTCCGGATTTTTCTCCGAAACCAATTTCTCCCTTATCGAAGAAACATTCTCGGCATCGTTCGCGCTGTAAATAGTGGCCATGGTGCCAACAAACACTTCTCTGGCCGCGAAAGAGGTGATTAATGCAATTCCAATTTTCCAATCGAAACCCATCGGCTTGATAAGTGGCTCAATCTTCTTTCCTAAAATGCCGGCGTACGAATTCTCCAACTTCTCCGATTCCATTGTTTTCTCCAATTCTTCTCTTTGTAAATCGTTTGCAGTTTCAATTTGTAAAGCGTATTTGCTCTCTACCTGATCAAAAGAATCCCCCGGACCGTGCGAACTTAAAAACCATAACACTATAGATACTGCCAAAATGATTTTCCCGGCCTCCCACAAAAACACTTTTACTTTGTTGACAACAATAATGCCTATGCTTTTCCATTGCGGTAAACGGTACACCGGCAACTCCATTACAAAATAACTTTTCTCTTTATTCTTAATTATAAACTTCAACACAAAGGCCGTTAACATCGTTGCAGCAAATCCCAAGAAATACAATCCAAAAAGTGTAAGTCCCTTTAAGTTTAAAATTCCCAATACGGCATCATCCGGAATCATTAATGAAATTAATAAAGTATACACCGGTAAACGTGCCGAACAGCTCATTAGAGGAATGATGAAAATGGTAATTAGGCGTTCCTTTACATTACTGATAGTACGTGTGCCCAAAACCGAAGGAACCGCACACGCCACACCGCTAACAATGGGTATAACCGATTTTCCGTTTAAACCAAAGCGACGAAAAACTTTATCCATGATAAAACTTACACGCGCCATGTATCCTGAATCTTCCAGCAATCCAATAAAGAAAAACAATAAGGCGATTTGCGGAATAAAAATCACTACACCACTTAATCCAGCTAAAACACCATTCACTAACAAATCGGATAACTGTCCTTGAGGCAAGGCGCCGGCCGTTACTTCCATGGCCCAACCAAAAAAACTTTCAATCCAGTTCATAGGATATTCGGCCAGAAAGAAAATTATTTGGAACACCGAAAATAAAACAAACAGAAGTGTTAAATAGCCAAACACAGGGTGCGTAATAAATTTATCGGCGGTGTAAGACAGTTTGCGTGTGCTCTCTTGTGGCGATTTTACACAACGCGCGAAAATATAGTTTATAGTATTAAAGCGATATACTGTATCCTTCTCTTCGAATTGCTGAAGTTTAAGTTTATAATCCGCATCACCGGTAAATTGTGTTACGACTATTTCTCTGAAATTTTGTGCACCTGCCTTTACAACCTGAAGGCGCGTTGTTTCAATAAATGTATTAACAGATTCTTTCGCCTGCGTGATTTTTAGCTTTAAATCATCTAAGCCTTCTCCTGTGCGTGAATTTACCAGGGCAATTTTTACTCCCAGTAAACGACTGATTTCGGCAGCATCAATTTTTAAACCGGCTTTGTTAGCCTCATCAATCATGTTCAGCACAATAACAACAGGAATTTTTAAATCGATAACTTGGGTAGCCAGTAATAAATGTCTTTTTAAAGTAGACGCGTCGGTTACTACCACCGCCACATCGTGCTGAGTACCGTTTAAGCCGAGTAATTCCTTACAAGCTACTTCTTCATCCAATGATTTAGGAAATAAACTGTAAGTGCCCGGTAAATCGGTAATCTGTAATTTAAATTCTTCAGTACTTGTTTTAAGTTTTGTGTATCCGGTATGTTTGTCGACCGTTACCCCCGGGTAATTTCCGGTTTTTTGATTTAAACCTGTAAGCGCGTTGAATAAAGTTGTTTTTCCTGAATTAGGATTCCCTATCAGTGCTATGCTGATTGCTTTTATTTGGGCTGATACAGGGGACATAATTAATCTTCAAGCATCACCGCAGCGGCTTCTTGTTTGCGCATGCTAAGTTCATATCCCGATACTTCAATCGCAATTGGATCTCCTAAGGGGGCAATTTTTGTGAGCTTAATTTTCTCTCCGGGAAGACAACCCATTTCGATTAATTTCAAAGCCAAATCGCGCTGTGAAAATTCTTTTATCACGGCTATGTCTCCTGGCTTTAACTGATCGAGGGTTCTCATACCGAACAAAGATAATCATTCAGACAGGCTTTAACCATACCATAAACAAGGTATGAGCAAAATCAGACGATTTTACGCTTAAAGGCGAATTGCTTGTTTTCTAGACGAATAAGATTGATTCCGGCGTTTTTTCCTCTGATAAATTGCCCTGCTTTATCCCGCATTTCCAAGGCTTCTGCACCGTTAGAGGTAAGCCACCTTAAAACTTCCTCTGTATCATTAAGCTCGAAACTTCTCATCAAAACATTCAGTTCGTCTAAAACCGAAAGACTGTGATTACTTGCCAGACTATCTGTACCAATTACAATTTTACAATTTTGCGCGCGAAGTAAATTCACATCAGGCAAAGTGTTTTCGATAAATAGATTAGCATTGGGACATAAACACCAAAATAATTTTTTACTGTAACGATGTGCGAATTCGACATCCTCTTTGCTTGAAAATGTATTATGCACTAAAATTAAATTTCTATCGAAAGTTAAGCTTGGCAAATAGGTTTGCAGCGATGTTTTTCCTGAAGGCTTATAATAGGAAATATCAATGTTTAAATGCGCGTACAACTCTAACACACGTCCGGTTCCTCTCATAAAAAATTCATTTTCCGATTCGCTTTCCTGATTGTGTATAGTTAATGCTGCATTTTCTTGACAGTTTTTAGCTATTTGCTGCATCAACTCTAAGGAAACAGAATACGGTGCGTGCGGCACTACGGAAGAAGAATGATTTTTAATCTTTGTTTGTAATTCCTTCCCTCCCGCTATCACTTTATCTGCTAATTGCGGATTCAAAGCAATTAATTCAACAAACGTATGATAGTACATTTCACTCTGATCTTTATACTGAAAACTATCTACCGCGTTTGAAATATCTCCCACTGCCACTATGCCATTATCCCACATTTGTGCTTCCGCTATCAGCATGGCTTCCGCAATGATTTCTTGTGAAAACGAAAAACGCTTCGTCATCAATTCTTTTGCAAAACCAACAAAGCCTGTTTTCTGCGAAATCTGATTATACAGATGAGATAACTCTAAATGGCAATGCGCATTCACAAAACCAGGGGTAATAATTCCATCAAAAACTTCAATTTTACCCGCATCAATACTATCAGAAGAAATAGTTTCTGAATAACATCCTTTCTCATCCAGAACAATTACACTGCCCTTAGACAAAAACTTATTTCCGTCGAAAATTTGATTAGCCGTTATAAAGCGCATGAGGTAAAGGTAGTGAAAAGAGTAATTATGTCGTATCTTTGCATAATGGCTTCAAAAACCGATATACGCTCTCTTAGCCTTGAGCAATTAACCGATGCTTTAACCAAGCATGGGGAACCTTCGTTCAGAGCCAAGCAAGTTTACGATTGGCTTTGGGCCAAGCGCGCGGTTGATTTTGACGACATGAGTAATTTATCGAAGCCATTACGTGAATGGATGAAGGAAACCTTTACTATTAACGCGGTTGAAATTCACGACCTTCAAATCAGCTCTGATAAAACCATTAAATGCGCCATGCGTTTAAATGATGGTTATGTTGTAGAAAGTGTTTTAATTCCATCGGGAGATAGAATGACGGCTTGCATCTCTTCGCAAGTTGGTTGTAGTTTAACCTGTAAATTTTGTGCTACCGGTAAATTAAAACGCATGCGCAACTTAAATGCGGATGAAATTTTTGATCAGGTTGTTTTAGTAAAAAATTTAGCGCAGGAGAAATACGGCAAACCTCTTACCAACATCGTATATATGGGAATGGGAGAACCACTCTTGAACTATGCTGAGGTAATAACCTCTACCGAAAAAATTACTTCTCCGAAAGGATTAGGCATGAGTCCGCAACGCATCACCGTGTCTACAGCCGGTGTGGCGAAAATGATAAAAAAGATGGGTGACGATGGTGTAAAATTTAATGTCGCTTTATCTCTACACGCTGCCAATGATGAGAAAAGAAATCACATCATGCCTATCAATGAAACAAACTCATTGGATAATTTGGCGGAAGCGCTCAATTATTTTTACGATAAAACCGGAACTCGTGTCACTTTCGAATACATTGTCTTCAGAGATTTCAATGATACCATTAAGGATGCTCAAGAGTTGGCTGATTTTTGCAAACGTGTAAAATCCAAAGTGAACATCATTGAATACAATCCGATTGATGATGGTGAATTTAAGCAAACTACCCCCGAACGCTTAGCCGCTTTTGTACAACACCTCGAAAAAAACAAAATAATTGTGAATGTAAGACGCAGCAGAGGGAAAGATATTGATGCGGCATGCGGACAATTAGCCAATAAGAATAAACTGGCGCAGCAAGAACTGAAGTAACGAGCAACCACTTATAAAATTTTAACGGCCACCCTCCAATTTATTTTTTGAGATAGCCTTCAGAACCGTTAAATTTACTGACTATGTCGAGTACTACACAAAGCATTAAGGCACCTGTTGCCGAACACATGCGCATCTTTGAAGAAAAATTCAGAGGTTCCATGAAAAGCTCTGTGCCTTTACTTGACAAAATCACCAATTACATCGTTAAACGAAAAGGGAAGCAATTGCGCCCCATGTTTGTTTTCTTAAGCGCACAAACTGTAGGAACCATTAACGAAAGCACCTATCGCGCTGCTACGCTTATTGAATTATTACACACCGCGACTTTGGTACACGATGATGTAGTAGATGACAGCAATGAGCGTCGCGGATTTTTTAGCCTAAATGCACTTTGGAAAAATAAAATCGCGGTTTTAATTGGCGACTTTTTATTGTCACGCGGTTTATTGTTGTCGTTAGACAATGATGATTTTCATTTACTGAAAATTGTAAGTACGGCGGTAAAAGAAATGAGCGAAGGCGAATTATTACAAATTGAAAAAGCACGTCGCTTAGATATTTCCGAAGAAATTTACTACGAAATCATACGCCAGAAAACGGCGAGTTTAGTGGCGGCTTGTTGTTCCTGTGGTGCTGCCTCAGTTACACAAGATAAAAACACCATTGAGAAATTTAAAGAGTTTGGTATTCTTACAGGAATGGCGTTTCAGATTAAAGATGATTTGTTTGATTTCGGATCGAGTGAAGAAATCGGTAAACCTACCGGTATTGATATCAAAGAAAAGAAAATGACTTTGCCTTTAATCTATGCTCTTAATCAGAGTACGTGGTTGGAGAAACGCAAAATCATCAACATCATTAAAAATCACAACACCGATTCGGATAAAGTAAAAGTGGTTATTGATTTTGTAATTGAAAAAGGCGGAATTGCATATGCTGAAAAAGTAATGCACGACTATAAAAACAAAGCTT is a window of Bacteroidota bacterium DNA encoding:
- a CDS encoding OmpA family protein, translating into MKKILYILTVVALPFLAFSQNVEFEKKNFPDKKDELREAIAAIREGDGIIDMGEERLYMAALPYYLKAQAFNPNNDKVNFMIAVCYLSKNSHERTRAYEYVMKAYQLNPNVDKKIKFYLGAAYQLQSEWDKAITEFEAYKNTQKLDDAELKKTLKHIDECKTGKELSKNPVRVFIDNVGQEINGTYSDYSPVISADESVMLFTSRRPGGVNPELCPEDNLSYEDIWMSTKVKKKWTVARNIGTPVNIAKHNSAICLSPDGQLLVTYVDENGGDLFISELKGMTWTKPENLGKAVNSSGHEPSASFSYDGKILYFVSDRKGGLGGHDIYYSVINEKGKFEKAVNLGAPINSEYGEDGVFMMPDGKTMYYSSKGPGTIGGFDIFKTTLENGVWSKPENLGIPINTPDDDVFFVLSANGRHGYYSSSSMKGYGGADIFRLTLLGPEKQPMLNTEDQLLAMAANPISNLKTEGAVEAKGPKMALLKGVITDAKTNEVLEANIDLIDNEKNVVLATFKSNSSTGRYLVTLPAGKNYGIAVRKDGYLFHSENFIIDINATYVEYVKDVALKKVEVGSVIVLRNIFFDFDKATIRPESANELDRLIKLLTENPTIKIELGSHTDSKGSDEYNMKLSDSRSQSVVSYLISKGIPSDRLTAKGYGETKPIDTNDTDEGRQNNRRTEFKILSK
- a CDS encoding tetratricopeptide repeat protein; translated protein: MKKLLILVTMLTGFCSYAQDTVKVATQLTPEQQAEADYNSGLERLKSNDYVTAIDFFTKSIANKPAFDKALYNRSIALTQAKRYAEALADINNVIKIAPQNQDAYFTKSLIFFAENKKDSQMVALDKCLGLKSGHAEANYYKGLLQYEAGEYKEAIASYDKAILSNGNYTYAYNDRGSAKRALQDYNGAVADYEKAISLDGNQAFIYNNLGSAYRENKNYPKAAEAYSKALQVNDKYLIAMVNRGASRMDAGNISAAKTDFDEVIKKDPNNSSAFNGLASVFIKQKEYKKAKDMADKAIQLNPKNGPAYYNRGIARQMLREEEGSCADWKKAMELGVAAAKSFINSDCTE
- a CDS encoding YdcF family protein; the encoded protein is MHKRLFLIAILVTTLFSSCTLFSPSAGKLYKKALAKHNQYDAVIVPGVPFNEPKWDNVMMMRVTWAVHLYKKGLTKNIIMSGSSVYSPYVEGAIMKRYAVALGVPEENVIVESKAEHSTENVWYGYHLAKSKGFNAIALATDPFQTKMVYRFGKVRTKGIHFLPVIFDTLKDLPHDTPEINYADLKISNFVPITERESWRKRFRGTRGKNINYKEIPSEKMVNNNTTNVGEAGHVN
- the feoB gene encoding ferrous iron transport protein B, yielding MSPVSAQIKAISIALIGNPNSGKTTLFNALTGLNQKTGNYPGVTVDKHTGYTKLKTSTEEFKLQITDLPGTYSLFPKSLDEEVACKELLGLNGTQHDVAVVVTDASTLKRHLLLATQVIDLKIPVVIVLNMIDEANKAGLKIDAAEISRLLGVKIALVNSRTGEGLDDLKLKITQAKESVNTFIETTRLQVVKAGAQNFREIVVTQFTGDADYKLKLQQFEEKDTVYRFNTINYIFARCVKSPQESTRKLSYTADKFITHPVFGYLTLLFVLFSVFQIIFFLAEYPMNWIESFFGWAMEVTAGALPQGQLSDLLVNGVLAGLSGVVIFIPQIALLFFFIGLLEDSGYMARVSFIMDKVFRRFGLNGKSVIPIVSGVACAVPSVLGTRTISNVKERLITIFIIPLMSCSARLPVYTLLISLMIPDDAVLGILNLKGLTLFGLYFLGFAATMLTAFVLKFIIKNKEKSYFVMELPVYRLPQWKSIGIIVVNKVKVFLWEAGKIILAVSIVLWFLSSHGPGDSFDQVESKYALQIETANDLQREELEKTMESEKLENSYAGILGKKIEPLIKPMGFDWKIGIALITSFAAREVFVGTMATIYSANDAENVSSIREKLVSEKNPETGKPVYGFGVCLSLLVFYAFAMQCMSTMAVVYRETKSWKWMTGQLIYMTGLAYISSVIVYHLF
- a CDS encoding ferrous iron transport protein A, yielding MRTLDQLKPGDIAVIKEFSQRDLALKLIEMGCLPGEKIKLTKIAPLGDPIAIEVSGYELSMRKQEAAAVMLED
- a CDS encoding amidohydrolase family protein, with the translated sequence MRFITANQIFDGNKFLSKGSVIVLDEKGCYSETISSDSIDAGKIEVFDGIITPGFVNAHCHLELSHLYNQISQKTGFVGFAKELMTKRFSFSQEIIAEAMLIAEAQMWDNGIVAVGDISNAVDSFQYKDQSEMYYHTFVELIALNPQLADKVIAGGKELQTKIKNHSSSVVPHAPYSVSLELMQQIAKNCQENAALTIHNQESESENEFFMRGTGRVLELYAHLNIDISYYKPSGKTSLQTYLPSLTFDRNLILVHNTFSSKEDVEFAHRYSKKLFWCLCPNANLFIENTLPDVNLLRAQNCKIVIGTDSLASNHSLSVLDELNVLMRSFELNDTEEVLRWLTSNGAEALEMRDKAGQFIRGKNAGINLIRLENKQFAFKRKIV
- the rlmN gene encoding 23S rRNA (adenine(2503)-C(2))-methyltransferase RlmN, with the protein product MSYLCIMASKTDIRSLSLEQLTDALTKHGEPSFRAKQVYDWLWAKRAVDFDDMSNLSKPLREWMKETFTINAVEIHDLQISSDKTIKCAMRLNDGYVVESVLIPSGDRMTACISSQVGCSLTCKFCATGKLKRMRNLNADEIFDQVVLVKNLAQEKYGKPLTNIVYMGMGEPLLNYAEVITSTEKITSPKGLGMSPQRITVSTAGVAKMIKKMGDDGVKFNVALSLHAANDEKRNHIMPINETNSLDNLAEALNYFYDKTGTRVTFEYIVFRDFNDTIKDAQELADFCKRVKSKVNIIEYNPIDDGEFKQTTPERLAAFVQHLEKNKIIVNVRRSRGKDIDAACGQLANKNKLAQQELK
- a CDS encoding polyprenyl synthetase family protein; this encodes MSSTTQSIKAPVAEHMRIFEEKFRGSMKSSVPLLDKITNYIVKRKGKQLRPMFVFLSAQTVGTINESTYRAATLIELLHTATLVHDDVVDDSNERRGFFSLNALWKNKIAVLIGDFLLSRGLLLSLDNDDFHLLKIVSTAVKEMSEGELLQIEKARRLDISEEIYYEIIRQKTASLVAACCSCGAASVTQDKNTIEKFKEFGILTGMAFQIKDDLFDFGSSEEIGKPTGIDIKEKKMTLPLIYALNQSTWLEKRKIINIIKNHNTDSDKVKVVIDFVIEKGGIAYAEKVMHDYKNKALTILKEFPESPSRNSLELLVNYSIERKK